The genomic stretch TCCTGCCAAATATTTCTGGTCAGTGACCATGTACAATAAGCAAGCCGATGGTGTAGCAGGATATATGGTTGAAAACCCCATCAATCGCTATTTGATCAACTCTACCACAGAAGGATTGGTAAAAGACAAAGACGGTAACTTTACAATTTTCATTCAGCATCAGGCACCTGAGGATAAAGCACAACAGGCAAATTGGCTTCCAGCCCCCAACGAACCATTTTACCTTGCTTTACGGATATATGGTCCAGAAGAAACAGCCTTGGATGGAACTTGGGAGCCTCCTGTTATAGAAAAAGTGAAATAATCAATGTGATTATCCGCAATATTGTCAGTAGCCATATTTCTTTACTTGATGAAAGACGGGAGACCGGAGACAGAATGAGACCTTGGTGCTGGGAAATGAAAGACGATGTTAGGGGGATAAAAAGCTGATTCATACAATTTTCCACAGAACGGAACCGGATACATCCCCAGCTTTTAGGGTTGATCCACTTTTTGCCAAATGGCAAATGTTCCCATTTTTTAGCGAAGCACCTTTGAGCCATAATTAATTCCAAAAATTAAAATTATGGACAAAATAATGAAACAAGTATTTGTAACAGGTGGGTCGGGTTTTGTGGGTCAAAATCTAATCCCAATGCTCATAGAAAACGGCTATAAGGTAAAAGCGTTGGCACGTTCGGCACAAGCCATTCAAAAGGTAGAGCAATCAGGAGCAACAGTCGTAAAAGGCGATTTAAATGATAAACAAGCTTTGGAAAATGGCGTGAAAGATTGTGCTTCGGTATTTCATTTAGCGGCTTCGGTTGATTTTTTTGCTTCTGAACACGAACTCAGAAAACTGCACGTTGATGCAACTGAACTTTTGTTGGAAGTTTCCAAAAATGCCAAGGTTCAAAGGTTGGTGTATTTAAGTGCAGCTTCGGTAATTATGAATGGAAAACCTATCGTAAATGCTGATGAATCTTTTGTATCTAACAACATTGTTGATGGCTATTCAAGAACAAAATTGCAGGCAGAGAACTTAGTTTTGCAAGCCAATACGAAGACCTTTCGGACCATTGCTGTTAGACCTCCACTAATTTGGGGAAAAGGAGATCCTAATACTTTGGCAGGTGTTATTGATGCAGTAAAGAAAGGAAGAATGCAGTTTATTGATAGCGGCAAACATCGTTTAGTAACTTGCCATGTGCTGAATGTTTGTCATGCATTGATCTTAGCCGACACAGCGGAACAAAGTGGAAAAACTTATTTTATTACCGATGGGGAAACGCCAGTTTTCAAGGACTTTATTAGAAAATATGTAGGTACACAAGGCGTAACTGTTCCCGATAAAGCTGTTTCTTTGGCAATGGCAAAACGGGTTGCTTCAGTTATGGAGTTTGTTTGGAGGACTTTCAAGCTTAAAGGACATCCACCGCTTTACAAAGGTTTTGTAAATATCTTAGGTTTGGAATTCATCACCTCTGACAAAAAAGCAAGAACAGAACTGGGCTACAAAACATTTGTAACTATTGAGCAAGGTTTAAACCTAATGAGACAATAAAAACTATGGAGGCACTTATTAATTATTTGTTGCAGTTCGGGAATTTGAACAAACCGCAACTTGATTTAATAAAAAGCAAAGTAGTATTCAAGGAGATTAAAAAAGACGAGTACTACCAAGAAGCAGGAAAAATCCCCCGTGAAATTATTTTCCTCACCGAAGGAATTATTAGAGCTTGTTATTACAACAATCAAGGCGAAGAAGTTACTAAATTCTTTTTCGAGGAAAACAATTTTGTTGCTGATATAAACAACTACAATCAAGGCATTGCTTCTACAGAATATCTTCAAGCGGTTACAGACTGCAAGTATCTTGTTTTATCTAAAGCAGTAATGAACGAATTATCAATGACCATTATTGAGTGGGATAGAATTGTTTCGAAAATCACCGCCAAAGGGTTAGCAGAAAAGGTAAACAAAATCAGTCCTATGATGACCGAAGATGCCACGGAACGCTACCTTAAATTCCTCACTAATTTCCCAACACTGGCAAATCGTGTACCTCTTTCTTATTTGGCTTCGTATTTAGGTATTACACAATCTTCGTTGAGTAGAATTAGGAAAAATACGCGTTAATTTCTCTCCCCCTCTTTTTTCCTTTTAACAATTAAGTTGAAATCCTTCTTTGGCCCACATCACTTTGTGTTTTTTTAATTGGGAAATAGTTGAACACATTTTGCCGTGGGGTGATGATAATTTCTATATTTGAAACGAAAGATTTATTCATAAGAGATTTTTATAACACAAATGATTGGGATGAAAAAAATGTTGTTGGCTATTCTAGTCGGTTTTTGGGCAACGTCGTTGTCGTATTCCCAATCCATTCCCGATTTCGGAAAACTGACTTCAATCCCGAGAGCGGAGCGATTCGAAGCAAAGTGATATCGGGAGCAGGGGTTGAGGTATAAAACCAACATTTATGGCACCCATCCGGGCTTAAATCCAGAAACCATCAAACACCTTTTGATTCCATGAATCGATTTGTGTAAAGCAATTTTTGATATTCGAAAAAGTCTAAGCTGTATGTTTTTTTTTACATACCTTACATAGATGAACTTTTACTCATAGATGTGATTGCAGCAGTTGTTCAATAGCCAAAAATGATCAATAAAGAAGAGCTTTATATTATAGGTATCGGCGCATCTGCTGGTGGGATGGAGGCTCTACATATGCTTTTTGATCATACCCCTGAGGACGGAGTTGCTTATGTGATCATTCAACACATCTCTGCTGATCATAAAAGCTTTATGGCTGAGCTTCTGGAACAACACAGCAAACTAAAAATATCCATTGCAAAACATGGGACGTTGGTTGAGCCGAACCGTGTTTACTTGATGCCGGAGAATTGGATAAAGAGTCAACTTGGCGGAATTTCCGCCAAGTTCAAAAAGAAGGAGAGCGAAAAGTAAAAAGGACAGTTTCAGCTTACAATTTGGATGTTGTGATCTCAGTTGGATACCGGGTAAAATCACCTTTAGGGATTGAATTTAGAAAATGGGCAACCCAAAGATTGAAAGATTACTTAGTGCAGGGCTATGCCATCAATAACGAATTATTGAGCAAGCAAGGTCAAAAAATAATTCATTTAGAGAACCAGCTTGGAATTTTAAGGGAAAAAACGTTTGAGTCACAAAGAGTATTGACGGAAGGATTTTTGGATATTATTTCAAAGTATTCCAAATCTTTTGAATTACTCAATAGGTATGATTCAGAAGATCTTCAGCTCGATAACCTTTCAAAAGAAATCATTTATGTCATCAACTATGATGATGTCAAGAAAGCCATTCACCAATTAAAAAGGGAATTGGTTCAGAAAGGAGAAGGCGGAGAGCTTTTCGGAAACGAGAAAGATGATTCATTTAGAGGGATATTGGGAAGTATCTCCCAAACGGTGTTTGGAGAATTGGCATATCCAACTATTGAAGAGCAGGCAGCACAATTGTTATATTCTGTCATCAAGGGTCATGCCTTCAGCGATGGAAACAAGAGAATAGGTTCATTTCTATTTGTATGGTTCTTAGAGCAGAATAATTATCATTTGGATGAAAGAGGAATAAGAAAAATAAATGAAAATACTTTGGTAGCATTGGCATTGGCAGTAGCACAAAGTTCACCTGAGCAAAGGGATTTAATGATAAAACTGATAGTAAACCTAATAAAGAACTGAGTCCAACATCACCTTCGATCCATCAGACGGTACCGAGTAAATATAAAACTCAGTATCTTTAAGAAGTTAGGAGTAGGTTGGAGGGGAAGGGCTCGGAATGCTCGCTTCTTGAGAATCTCTCCTTCAAAAACCAACATTGCGACTCACTTGATGCCATAAACCTCCAAAATCACCGCAATTCCTTCACATTTCCTCCCATTTTCCCAAAAAATACCCTAGGATCGACTGTTAAAAAAATGTCCGGCAGGCATTTTTAGTGACTTTGGCAAGTCCTCCAAAACAAACAGTTAGATGGCCATAAGTTCCGTCGGCAGCATCCGATCTTCAGATACATAGCCAATTTCATGTGTTTGTGATTGATTTTAATTGGCCACATGGAATGCCCAAAATAATCATTCCACTGTGTGCGAAGTTTTTTACATGGGCATTTCTATTGCCATGAGCTGCGGCTGGTTATAGAACTCGATGGTGAAATTCATAATAACGATGACCAGCGGGAGCATGACATCAACAGAGATGCGGTCATAAAGGAGTATGCTATCCATATTCTGAGGTTCAAAAACGAAGAGATATTGAACAAGCTACCTAAGGTACTGGAATGTGTTCGAAGCTATATCTCGAGTATTAAATCAGATTACTAATTGCTAGGCAGGGATTCAGTTGTTTCTACGACACCATCTCACTTTATGTGGAACACATGCGTTTCATTTTAGCAGTGCCGATCGCCCTCTCTTTAAGGAGAGGGGGACAATCCGTTAAAAATCAATTCAGTGAATTGATTTAGGATTGGGCCAGCTAGTAGGGGAGGTTGTGGAGGGTGAGGTACAAAAAATACCCTGTACAGGAGGATCGAGCGTAAAGAAAATGTCCTGTGGACATTTTTAGCGAAGAGGCCAGGCTGCGGGCTGGGATGGTATCATTTTATTCCTTTTCTTGCGTACAGCCTTTTAATTATTGAGAACAACCAACCTACTTCTTACCCTTTATTCCATCTGGAGCAGAGCAGATCACCCTCTCTCTTCAGGAGAGGGCAGGGGGTGAGGTAGAACACCCATCCGGGCTTAAATCCGGAAACCACCAAACATTCGGCGATGGTAATAAAACCAATTGCAAATTTTTTCCAGTCACCACCATGAACTGACTACACTGAGAGTAGAACCACAACAATGCTACAAAACTGAGAGTGATTTGTTTTAAAAATACCTTCGTCTCTTTTTGCTATCTCTGAAGATTGTTTATTATTTACTTGTAAGATGGAATTAGAGCAATCAAAATATAGCAGCTTAATCAATCAAATCGGTGATCTATTGCAACAAGGCAGAGAACAGGTTGCCAGGTCGGTAAATACCATTTTGGTAAATACCTATTGGATGATCGGCAGACATATTGTGGAGTATGAGCAAGGCGGTAAAGAAAAGGCCGAATACGGAAGTTTTCTTTTTGAACAACTTTCAAAAGATTTGACAAAGCTTTACGGGAAAGGGTTTAGTAGGTCAAACCTATTGTATATGAGAAAGTTGTATCTTAGCTTTCCAAAAAGTGAGACGCTGTCTAACGTTTTGAGTTGGAGCCATTATTTTGAGATTTTACGCTCAGATAGCGAACTTGAGATCAGTTTTTACGCTAAGCAAGCCGAAAAGGAAAATTGGAGTGTGCGGGAGTTGAAACGCCAAATGAAAAGTATGTTGTTCCACCGTTTGGCATTGAGCAAAGACAAAAAAGGTGTTTTGGAGCTTTCGGGACAAGGTCAGGAAATTCAAAAAGCAGAAGACATTTTGAAAGATCCCTACGTTTTGGAATTTCTGGGGATGCCTGAAAAACATCAGTACCTTGAAAGTGAATTGGAGAAAAAACTGATTTCCAACCTGCAAAACTTTCTGTTGGAATTGGGCAAAGGCTTCACGTTTGAAAAACGACAATACCGTATTTCAATAAGCGGGAAGCATTTTTATGTTGACTTGGTTTTCTACCACCGTATTTTGAAATGTTTTGTGCTGATTGACCTGAAACGTGGCGAAGTAACACATCAGGACGTAGGACAAATGAA from Algoriphagus sp. NG3 encodes the following:
- a CDS encoding NAD-dependent epimerase/dehydratase family protein, translated to MKQVFVTGGSGFVGQNLIPMLIENGYKVKALARSAQAIQKVEQSGATVVKGDLNDKQALENGVKDCASVFHLAASVDFFASEHELRKLHVDATELLLEVSKNAKVQRLVYLSAASVIMNGKPIVNADESFVSNNIVDGYSRTKLQAENLVLQANTKTFRTIAVRPPLIWGKGDPNTLAGVIDAVKKGRMQFIDSGKHRLVTCHVLNVCHALILADTAEQSGKTYFITDGETPVFKDFIRKYVGTQGVTVPDKAVSLAMAKRVASVMEFVWRTFKLKGHPPLYKGFVNILGLEFITSDKKARTELGYKTFVTIEQGLNLMRQ
- a CDS encoding virulence protein RhuM/Fic/DOC family protein; its protein translation is MDKESTWRNFRQVQKEGERKVKRTVSAYNLDVVISVGYRVKSPLGIEFRKWATQRLKDYLVQGYAINNELLSKQGQKIIHLENQLGILREKTFESQRVLTEGFLDIISKYSKSFELLNRYDSEDLQLDNLSKEIIYVINYDDVKKAIHQLKRELVQKGEGGELFGNEKDDSFRGILGSISQTVFGELAYPTIEEQAAQLLYSVIKGHAFSDGNKRIGSFLFVWFLEQNNYHLDERGIRKINENTLVALALAVAQSSPEQRDLMIKLIVNLIKN
- a CDS encoding chemotaxis protein CheB — protein: MINKEELYIIGIGASAGGMEALHMLFDHTPEDGVAYVIIQHISADHKSFMAELLEQHSKLKISIAKHGTLVEPNRVYLMPENWIKSQLGGISAKFKKKESEK
- a CDS encoding PDDEXK nuclease domain-containing protein, with protein sequence MELEQSKYSSLINQIGDLLQQGREQVARSVNTILVNTYWMIGRHIVEYEQGGKEKAEYGSFLFEQLSKDLTKLYGKGFSRSNLLYMRKLYLSFPKSETLSNVLSWSHYFEILRSDSELEISFYAKQAEKENWSVRELKRQMKSMLFHRLALSKDKKGVLELSGQGQEIQKAEDILKDPYVLEFLGMPEKHQYLESELEKKLISNLQNFLLELGKGFTFEKRQYRISISGKHFYVDLVFYHRILKCFVLIDLKRGEVTHQDVGQMNLYLNYFKKEVSTDGDNEPIGIVLGADKDHVLVEYATESISNQLFISKYQLYLPDKKQLENELNKLLDDE
- a CDS encoding Crp/Fnr family transcriptional regulator — its product is MEALINYLLQFGNLNKPQLDLIKSKVVFKEIKKDEYYQEAGKIPREIIFLTEGIIRACYYNNQGEEVTKFFFEENNFVADINNYNQGIASTEYLQAVTDCKYLVLSKAVMNELSMTIIEWDRIVSKITAKGLAEKVNKISPMMTEDATERYLKFLTNFPTLANRVPLSYLASYLGITQSSLSRIRKNTR